A genomic region of Papaver somniferum cultivar HN1 chromosome 7, ASM357369v1, whole genome shotgun sequence contains the following coding sequences:
- the LOC113293002 gene encoding uncharacterized protein LOC113293002, translating to MGSIERVMQRMSAVIIPDDETEQVNALYPNQRPRYDPYSNTYNPGWKDHPNFSYANKQAAAPNPYVQQGGFQQSRFQPQQQFQPQQVKEQDSWNDDKFNVIMQSMQGLTSMLQQNQQKTDPEIKALEQNTGSAIKDLQIQVGKLATDVNLLKSQASTKLPSQPFVNPRESVNAISLRSGKQVEQPNQQDKVHEELVVDKEETKPKDNFKEPVPTFTTPPPFPSRFAKSEKELEYKDIWDILKEVQVNIPIIEAIRQIPRCEKFLKELCMKKKRLKGNEVMSVGENASAFILKKLPPKIKDPSSFTIPCTIGKTRFTRDLLDLGASVNVMPSSIYDSLNLGPLKETE from the coding sequence atgGGGAGCATAGAAAGGGTAATGCAACGGATGTCCGCAgtaattattccggatgatgagaccgaacaagtaaatgctttatatccaaatcaaaggccaaggtacgatccatactccaatacttacaatcctggttggaaggatcatcctaactttagttatgcgaacaagcaagcggcggctcctaatccatatgtgcaacaaggtggattccaacaatcacgcttccaacctcaacaacagttccaaccacaacaagtcaaggagcaAGATTCTTGGAATGATGACAAGTTCAATGTGATAATGCAAAGCATGCAAGGTCTcacttctatgttacaacaaaaCCAACAAAAGACCGATCCGGAAATCAAGGCTTTGGAACAAAATACCGGTTCCGCAATAAAGGATTTACAAATTCAAGTGGGGAAATTGGCGACCGATGTGAACctattgaaatctcaagcatccacaaagcttccttcacaaccatttgtgaatccaagagagagtGTCAATGCAATTTCATTGAGGAGTGGAAAACAAGTGGAGCAACCAAATCAACAAGATAAGGTGCATGAAGAGTTAGTCGTAGACaaagaggaaaccaaaccaaaggaTAATTTTAAGGAACCGGTTCCTACTTTCACCACTCCACCCCCGTTTCCTAGCCGATTTGCTAAGTCGGAGAAAGAGTTGGAATACAAGGATATTTGGGACATCCTTAAAGAAGTACAAGTCAATATTCCAATCATTGAAGCTATTCGACAAATTCCTCGTTGTGAAAAGTTCTTAAAGGAGTTGtgcatgaagaagaaaagattgaaaGGGAATGAAGTcatgagtgtgggggagaatgcttcggcgttCATTCtcaagaaactcccacctaaaatAAAGGACCCCAGTAGTTTCACCATAccttgcacaattggtaaaaCAAGGTTTACTCGAGATTTGCTAGATTTGGGAGCATCGGTTAATGTTATGCCTTCCTCGATTTATGATTCTTTAAATCTCGGTCCTCTTAAGGAGACGGAGTAG